The sequence GCTTCGCCTACAGAAGAAGAGAAAGACTGAAGAATGTCAACCACTCAGAGAAGCTATCAGATTACCATCGCCAAGACCGAAAGACTATTCCAATCTTTGAGCAAGCTAGAGATAGCATCGCCAATCAAACTATCTCCAAGCAAGACCCCAAAAGTTGTATGTCGCCAAGTTCAGAATCGACCATGGTTCCACAAGTTTATGAGAAGATGTGTGTCGAAGACGAAGCTTACCCAAACCCATTCTCTTTAGtcagcctgaatctcggggacgagatttcttTTAAGGGGGTTAGATCTGTAACATCCCGATTCTCGGAATGTTTAAGAATTTTTTTCCCCAAAAATCAGGGCGAGAAAATTTCATATGTTGTCTTGTGTGATATTGTTGTGTAGCATGTTTCCCTAATGCACGTACAATATTTGGTGAACGTTCGCCATGTTTATAGTTTTGTAGGATTATTCTAGGATTTGATTTGTTTATCAAAGCATGGAATATTTCATGTCTTATTTTAATTTTGTTTGGCATGGCGATGTTTAGATATGGTTTACATGTTAATTTCCATCCATGCTGCATGCTTGTTTTATCGGTTTGAATCCGGGACATGCCTACGATTgatatttatatatttttttcctATGTGTTGTTGCATAGCTCTCTTCATACTAGATGTCTATTGAAATGCTTTGTTATTTGGAAGTGACTACATTATAGTTCATTGCATATAATATTATTACTTAGTTGTTACTCTTTTTTTGATGTTATCCAAGATTACATGGTGTTGGTTCCTTTATACTATGTTGTAGATTTGTATTGCTATCTATAGGTTATGCTTGTTGCATATAATTTGCTTTATTATTTCTTGTTGATTATCCAAGTTATTTTATTTACCTAGGATGGtagctatgcatgcttagttgattGACATGTCATGTTAGTACTTACTCAAGTAGAAGTCATATTTGGTTGTATGCCTACCATGTGTTATATCATTGGTAGTTTGTACCTTATGTTCATACATTTGGTTAACGTTTACTTGGTAGATATATCATAGTGATTTGTTGATACCATACATTCTTTTATTTAAGAATTTCTTGCCTTATCAATACTGTGTCATGATGTTCGATTGTATAACTTGATTGCATAACATGTGTGTGTACCAATCCGTGTGTTGTATGATGCTTAGTTGTGTACCTTTTATATATTTGCAAGTGTATCATGACTACATAGAAATGCATGTCATGATCTTGATATTCGTGCTTCTATAACGCATGTTGATTTGGTTGATGAGATGATCTAGTTGTATACTTTGTACGTGCTTAGTATGCTTCCATGTTCTCATTTTATCATAACTAGCATGGTAGTGTTGTATGCTAACGTCGTGCTTGATCTTTAGGTCACTTGTTATCAACTAGGTTATCTCGTAGTTACACGTTGCATTTTATTAGTAGCATATTTTGGtatctcgtgtcatgatcatctaTGCTTAGCATCATATCTGGTTTAGCTTACTGTTGCATTTGTAGTATGCCTAAGTCTAGACATCAAGTCATGCTAGTTATCTTTCATGTGTTATTATATTCCATGTGTTATAGTtgtacttgtgttgctcatatatgCTTGACTTGTCTGATGTTAGTGTTATGAGTGTTTGGCACATGTTGCATTAGCTCATCACATGATTAGGATAGTTTACCTTTCAATAGTTGAGTTGTGTCTTTCTCATATGCTTAGTGCACATTGTTGCTTTGTTGTTAATCATGTTGTGGTAATCTTTTTGCTAGAGGTCATTTGGATATTAGTTGTTTCCTTTATTATAAAGAGTGTCCTAGTTTAAGTGTCTTCTCATGGTAACtcatatgtttaatgcttgtctTATTAGATAAGACCTCTTCACGATTCTATACTCACATGCCTTGTATGATGTGTCTGGTTATTTAATTTTTCCAATTAGTTTTGTGATAGCATTGGTTTGTCTTTTGTCATAGAAATGCTTGCTAATAGTTGTTATGATTGGTATTTAGTCTTTTCCTATTGTTAACTATTATAAATATTTGGATACATCTAAATATTTACTTGTGGTTGATTATTAATCTTAATCATATCATGCCTGGATAGTAGTTCACTCTTTTGTTCCATGTCTTGTACAATTTCTTGTCAATTGTTTGACAAATGACTTGGTTTGTCATAATAGAGTTGATCCTACTTTATATTAATAATGTTATAGGGTTAGACCTAGGTCAATTTGATTCATGTTGTTGAGTGATTTTTGATTGCTTAACTAGTACGGTTTGTAATGTTTGTTCGTTTGTCTTACGAAACTATTGCCTTTTGAATTATTATATAGTTGATGTATATGTTTGACTACTATTGACCATTATAAACATTTAGATTCTACCTAAATATCTATTTTGTGGTTAACTATTACCTTCTTCATGTCATGTTGTAAACTGTGTGGTTAAATGCATAGGATGGTTCCTTTTCATGTGTGTTGATGCCATTGTGTTTGTTAGATAGTAGTTTCCTATATAGTTTGTCAAGATGTGTAGTGGGCACTACTAGTGTTTAATTGCATATTCGTATTGGAACGTTAGTCTTGATCGCCAAGTATTTCTTAGTTGTGTCAACCTCAACCATGTCACTTCAATGAATCCTCTCTCTTACATCCAATCGTGCTACCTCATTTCGGAGTCTCTATCTTGATCAATATCTTGTTATCCACCCACTCTTAaattgttttggatgttatttggatttGTTATTGCTTTGGTATTTATTTGTTTGTCTTTTGCTATCATTACGATGAGTAGGGAGTGACGACGGTGTTGGACATGGACAGAAACAGGTTACCgaagaaggactcaacaacgaaggcatgcctccttcttgatcatacttatcctatggtttacaaaattgcattgagttttgatggttactatatgcatgctatttttaattctcgtagctagcgtgtcgattgacacattaacttgatccgcttgtcgcctattcatttgacacctgagtagaattatagtattctggtagagtagaaatgcttagccatgcttatcctATAGGTGCTTTGTTGAATGACCTCTGAGTCATTGACAGTTGAAACGTATCGCTGAGCTAGGCCAGTTGGCCCTTGTTGATctcctctactctcttctactctgggtgaaaccTACCATTTGAATACTGGGGCGGTcgacagctgaatcaaggattgaaggagcgattggccgcccttcacttgttgaagggggcaatcagtcgtccgtgccgcatgaggcctaataagtcttggatttgaagattgtgataacagtacagccacatgctatatgggcactggcttggttaattagttagttcactcttattgtcgtcatcgccgtaccgcagatgggatagctgccttgcgaggagtatcctcggcacaAAAGGGGGGCCCGGAATGTGAACTGCGATTACTTCCGTGTTGAAACCTAGTGGGCTTGGCACAGTAAGTTTGGTCTAAtgaaagacctcgtcacaatctccctgccggtataccaaatggtgtactatGCCAGCGGCGACTGGTGGCAACAAGTCGagattgtgtcgtgtgggtaaagtgtacaacctctgcagagtgtaaaactattcgaatagccgtgtccacggtcatgggcaacacatgaatctttcttgacgtacgggacctgtcttgcttattccctctttgccaCTATTCTTGAAACCTATGAAGGACATGAGTTGATCGAGAATCCTCACTTGATGAAAGTTATTCTGGAGAgaaaacatgttttcatctaaaacTGCTATTATTCATGTACTATGTTATtttcaaacaaaattagcttttatgcaaatgagccatacaaccttcctttgaagccacgtgtagctattaggtccttcctcgagggaggcatgttgagtacgtaatgtactcatggcaagAATTTTTACAACAGAGTTTCATGAAGACAAAGGTGATAACTACGACAACTATGGCGATCCATaggagtgaggtcacgtggactacatcgactgcctgtggctgagatggagtcgctaCGCATTGTACTTTCCGCTGCTTTCTGGTTGTAATAAATGTCATGAGACATTTCTCTATGTATGCCTTGTGGCAAGATATATTTAAACTTGTAATACCTTTTACGCATTGTGCAATGATATCATTtcactgtgttgtcaacaatgatcctggggttgacaaatatacacaggagggtctGGAAGTTAATTCCGGGTTCTCACACACGGTGACATCGCAATGTTGTTTAACAAACTATGGAACAGAGGGGTTTTGCAGTGATGGAGAGGATTGAGTTGTTGACTGGCGGTAATGATGTGGGAGGTGGTGGGAGTGTTTGTGCGGCTAGTCAATATGGTAAAAGAGTGAGTGATGGACGCAATGTTTTGGCTCTCAGGTGCATCTGCACCTGAGGTGAACAGTAAATTTGTTTAAAATAGTAAAAAGTCAAACTTTTTTGTGATGCTAGATGCTCATGTGCGTGAAGTACGTGCCAAGTTTTGTGGAGTTTTGACATTTCAGTAgatctcagcaaaaaagacaaattttgggTTGTAAGAAAGTTTACTGTTTGATCAATTTTGTATTTTTTCCATTAGCTCCTCAAATGTCTGAACAAGCTGAAATTTGGCACGAACATCCCGCACGGGAACATCTTTCACCTAGTTTttcttcagaattttttgaaaattgTAAGTGTTTTTCATTTTTACTGTTCACCGGATGGAGCTAAGTCCGGACACCGAATTGAATATCCGGGTGAGTGAAGCCTTTCCTAGGAGATATTGTGATGTCTAGGAGAAGATAGTGTTAGTGAGAATCCATTACCTGTTTAGTGAGATTTAAATGTAGCCGATGAGGGGCGAGCCCACACATGTCCAGTAAGGTGTGACCCATATGCAAATGTTATGCAAGTCAGACACGAGTCACTACTCGCTACACTCTTGGCTCGTGCTCATCTAGGAAATCTCATTTTCGTTTGGTCGTCCTAGATTTTGTTTAATTATTAGCAAGTACCTTcgtttttaaatatttgtctttctagagatttcaacaagagaCTACATACAGAATAAAATAAgcgaatctacattctaaaatatgtctatatacattcatatgtgatagttcatttgaaatctctaaaataaCAAATAtctaggaacagagggagtataaaacgACATTTGGCGCAGCATAATTATAAGCCGCGTTTCACATACACAATGTCTCCTTGTCTAAAGTTGTTGCTCCATGGCAACGCACGCTACCTGCTAGTACTGTTAGGCGCGGGTGGTGGGCAGTCATGCAGGGACGtcgcctaagttcaaatccaaaatATGTAGGAAAATCTTTTGCGTGGACGTCAGACTCTTGGTTCTGCGTAGGACGTCGCTGTGCACAGCCAATAAAAACCTGCCCGTACATCTTGCTGCATGGGCCCCAAAATCTCAGCACTTGGGCAGGGAGATACATCACGCATGTGCAAATCAACATCTCCTCTCCTCTGTATTGGGAGGACAATAAGATGTTGATTTGGCACTTAAACTAAAACGGCTTCAAAGCATGTGAACTGGAAAATACATGCGTGACAGCAGAAAATAAAAACTCAGCTCGATCTTAAAGTTTCCAACTAGATCGATGTTATCGGTTCCACTGTCGCCTGGATACGGGTGCACACATGCAGTCACTACATATACTCCTAGACAAACCGCATCTCGATCATCGTGGCCCGCGAATTAAGATCCAGCGCCGAAGATGTCCTCACAAGTCGTGCAGTACTGGCCACTGATCTTGATGCACCTCCTGCTGTCATCCAGCAGCGGGGCGACGGCCGGGAAGGTCCCCGCGATCATCGTGTTCGGGGACTCCACGGTGGATCCCGGCAACAACGACTACATCCCCACCGTCGCCAAGGGCAACTTCCCGCCGTACGGGCGCGACTTCGAAGGCGGCGTCGCCACCGGCCGGTTCACCAACGGCCGCCTCGTCACCGACTTCATGTCGGAGGCGCTCGGCTTGGCGACCTCCGTGCCGGCCTACCTGGACGGCAGCTACACCATCGACCAGCTCGCTGGCGGCGTCAGCTTCGCTTCAGGAGGCACCGGGCTGGACACTATGACGGCAAAACTCGCAGTAAGCTACTGGTCGTTACTCTATATGGCAATCATCTTTTTACCCCGTCTCGATTGGTTTTGGCCGGCGAATTTGCACGTCACTAAGGCTAGCTGATGTTGAGCTCTGAAAAGATGTGATCATCGAACTGCGTCTAGAACATTTCAGTTCAGTACTCTATGACTGACGTATAAGGAATAACTACTTGAAACTCCCTCAGTCCTAAAAAACTACTCCCCAATCTCAACTCGGTGGAGTTCAAGTTATTAGGTTACTTAGTGGAGGGAAACATATATTTTCCAATGTTTTCTTGAAACAAATCTTATGGTACACAGTCAAAATTATTGATAACTCAAAAATCCTCGTATGTTTCTGAACCACGAGGTGGTCTGTTTGTACGGTCATACATAAATACTTTGAAGTAATCACAAGACCTGAAATCTATGAGGGATAATTTGCAAGGGTAGTATCTTTCATTATAcgacacacacgcgcgcgcgcgcgcacacacacacacacaaaatatgtTCCCATATTGTAGAGCGTGTGTTGATCTGATGGATAATTGGTATAGATATGTTTAGGTCTACTAGTCAAACAGTTCGGTTAATATTCTCTATATCATAAGAAACATCATGATATCACCGCTAGCATTCGGATATATTCGTACAAGCAAGTCGCAAAATACATGAaacctactcccttcgttccaaaatagatgacccgactttgtataaagttagtataaagtcgggtcatctattttggaacagagggagtactgttTTTAAATATCTATATACTCccctgttcacaaatataagatgtttaaaTATTTTAATATAAACTACACAGAGACTGAAATGAGTCAATAAACACACAAAAACGtttctatatacatccgattcagaaaaaagttactccctaacatcttatatttgtgaacagagagAGTGCTATTTAAAAACTCATCAAAATCAGGGAAATTGCGGAATACATGATACCGATGCCATTACAGAAAACATTGCAAGGGAACAAAATCAAACATTTGTATCCTAAATTATGTTCACATTGTAGTTATAGTAATTATGTCCTTTAACATTTAATTAATGTTCTTTTAGACTTAAATTCAGTTAGGTTATTGAAAGTGATTCATTGAAAGAGAAATGAAACCGCTTTCACTATCGTTTAATTCATCTTCTTTCCTTTTCAGTACTGTTGGCAGTAATATTGCGCTGTGCTGCGTTACTCCCGATTATGAGAGTACTAAGCAGTACACTAGTACATTTGTTTGGACTGCTACATTGTACCCCTACATGTCATATAACAATTAAATTACATAGTGCTAGAACTGTCTTGTCATCTTCTAAAATGGAACTCTTTGAGAAGGACAAATGTGATATGAGGACATGTACGAAGGTACGACGGTCTGTTTGCATGACTATTTATGTGAGCAGTCTATAAATAACTACACATTTTTTAGTGTGAGATACTTTCAACATCTGAAAGAAGAAAAAAGACACTCGATGCGATGGGATATTCCCTATTTTCAAGGAACAAAAAAATGTAACATCTGACAATAGCAAATAATCACATCGTCGATATGTCTTACAAATTGTCTGTAAAAAACGGACGATGTATCCTTATCTTCCCTTatcccctcccctctctctcacctTATACATGTTTAAAATCTTTTAAAGAGAGCTAATATTGCATTGTTGTACATGCCATTAACAATGACTATCACCCCACACAAAAAAAACAAATGACTATCAATAAAATAGTTTTAAAACCGACATGATATTGGAGGGTATTAGGAGGGCGGTTGTGCAGCAGTTCATGTTGACTGTGCGTCTCACCTCTCACTGATATCGACTTCTGCTTTTATGATACATGACGTACACGTCACCACCAAGCATCGGTGGTGACTTCAAAATCCTCTACCATCACGAGTTTAGTAGGCATTCCTATCGATCGATACGTGTGTTAGTGTGTGTCATGGTGTGTATGTATGCAGGTCTTATGGGTTGTTTTATTATTTTCTGAGAAAAATGAACTTCACTTTACGTAACTGAAAAAGTGGAACGGTTTTGTATGATTCTAGTCCTATAAATTGTTCTACCATGTTCCCTTTAGAACAAAGGACTGGCTTCCCAAATATGTGCTTCAAAATTGGTGCAtgtttttttcaaaattcaaacttCCAGTGACAAATAGTCCAACTATATATAGATTATCTGATACAAAATCAGCGCCATACGAAACTCCGACGATATTAACTTTGTGAAAAATACTCATTTTTTTCACCTATGGAAGTAACTCTTGTCTAACTCAGTTAATTATTATAGTCAGTGATATCAATAagtcagcagctggaatacttcAAGGAATACAAGGAGAGGCTGAAGCACGCCAAGGGCCAGACCGTGGCCGACGAGATCATCGCCGAGGCGCTGTACATCTTCAGCATTGGCACAAACGATTTCTTCGTGAACTACTACGTCATGCCTCTCCGGCGCGCCCAGTACGCGCCAACGGACTACGCCGGCTACCTGGTAGGCCTCGCCGAAGACGCCGTCCGCCAAGCCTACGAGCTCGGCGCGCGCAAGGTCATGCTCAGCGGCATCCCGCCGTTCGGGTGCGTGCCGGCGGCGAGGACGTTGAACCGGGATGCGCCGGGGGAGTGCAACGAGGAGTACAACCGGGTTGCGCAGAGTTACAACGCCGGGGTCAGGGACGCCGTAGTGAGGCTCGGCGCCGAGCTCGCCGGCGCGCGGGTGGTGTACCTGGACGTGTACGACGTGCCGTCCGCCATCTTCGCCCACCCGTCGGAGTACGGCTTCGAGAACGTCGCGCGAGGTTGCTGCGGCACGGGGCTCATCGAGACGACCGT comes from Triticum aestivum cultivar Chinese Spring chromosome 5B, IWGSC CS RefSeq v2.1, whole genome shotgun sequence and encodes:
- the LOC123111512 gene encoding GDSL esterase/lipase At4g26790, whose amino-acid sequence is MSSQVVQYWPLILMHLLLSSSSGATAGKVPAIIVFGDSTVDPGNNDYIPTVAKGNFPPYGRDFEGGVATGRFTNGRLVTDFMSEALGLATSVPAYLDGSYTIDQLAGGVSFASGGTGLDTMTAKLASVISISQQLEYFKEYKERLKHAKGQTVADEIIAEALYIFSIGTNDFFVNYYVMPLRRAQYAPTDYAGYLVGLAEDAVRQAYELGARKVMLSGIPPFGCVPAARTLNRDAPGECNEEYNRVAQSYNAGVRDAVVRLGAELAGARVVYLDVYDVPSAIFAHPSEYGFENVARGCCGTGLIETTVLCGMDEAFTCQDADKYVFFDSVHPSQRTYKLLADEIIKTTLQVFLV